The Pedobacter mucosus genome window below encodes:
- a CDS encoding deoxynucleoside kinase, with translation MHIAIVGNIGAGKTTLTSLLAKNYEWEALYEAVDNNPYLEDFYSDMKRWSFNLQIYFLNSRFQQIIEIEQNQRNVIQDRTIYEDAHIFAENLHDMALMTTRDHDNYRAIFESITSFIKPPDLLVYLRASVPTLVNNIQRRGREYEAGIRIDYLSKLNEKYEAWIKGYNLGKLLILDKDKLDFTNNPEDLGTVIQSIEAEINGLF, from the coding sequence ATGCATATAGCAATCGTAGGAAATATTGGCGCTGGTAAAACAACTCTAACCAGCTTATTAGCGAAGAATTATGAATGGGAAGCTTTATATGAAGCTGTAGATAATAACCCCTATTTAGAAGATTTTTATAGTGATATGAAACGTTGGAGTTTTAACCTACAGATTTATTTTCTTAACAGTAGGTTTCAGCAAATAATTGAGATTGAGCAAAACCAAAGAAACGTAATTCAGGATAGAACGATTTATGAAGACGCTCATATTTTCGCAGAAAATTTGCACGATATGGCTTTAATGACTACCCGAGATCACGATAATTACAGGGCTATTTTTGAAAGCATTACCTCATTTATTAAACCACCAGATTTGTTGGTTTATTTAAGGGCTTCGGTGCCTACTTTAGTTAATAACATTCAACGACGAGGCCGTGAATATGAGGCTGGTATTCGCATTGATTATCTGTCGAAATTAAACGAAAAATATGAAGCTTGGATTAAAGGTTATAATTTAGGAAAGTTGCTAATTTTAGATAAAGATAAGTTGGATTTCACCAACAATCCAGAGGATTTAGGAACTGTGATTCAATCTATCGAGGCTGAAATAAACGGATTGTTCTAA
- the trpS gene encoding tryptophan--tRNA ligase yields MKETVVSGIRPTGKLHLGNYFGAVTNFVKMQYDYNCYFFIADLHSLTTHPTPGDLHGYVKNVLVEYLACGINPEETTIYVQSDVPEVSELYLYLNMNAYLGELERSASFKDKIRSNPENVNAGLLTYPTLMAADILIHRATKVPVGKDQEQHLEMTRTFGNRFNRLYNSEYFPESFAFNYAENLVKVPGLEGKGKMSKSDGDGNCIYLADSPEIIRKKVARAVSDSGPTEENQAKPEAIQNLFDLMKIVSSTNTIAHFDGLYNKMQIRYGDLKKQLAEDMIIFNTPIRERIEELGKDDVYLRQVAKHGALKARESAQKTIREVRKLIGFKSF; encoded by the coding sequence ATGAAAGAAACCGTGGTTAGTGGCATTAGGCCAACTGGAAAGCTACATTTAGGAAATTATTTTGGTGCAGTAACCAATTTTGTAAAAATGCAGTACGATTATAACTGCTACTTTTTTATTGCTGATCTTCATTCGCTTACCACACACCCTACCCCTGGGGATTTGCATGGTTATGTTAAAAATGTTTTAGTAGAATATTTGGCTTGCGGAATTAATCCAGAGGAAACTACCATATATGTGCAATCTGATGTGCCAGAAGTATCAGAATTGTATCTTTATTTAAATATGAATGCATATTTGGGTGAATTGGAAAGAAGTGCATCATTTAAAGATAAAATCCGCTCAAACCCAGAAAATGTTAACGCCGGATTGCTTACTTATCCAACTTTAATGGCCGCTGATATTCTAATTCATAGGGCTACGAAAGTACCAGTTGGAAAAGATCAGGAGCAACATTTAGAAATGACCAGGACTTTTGGTAATCGTTTTAATAGATTATATAACAGTGAATATTTTCCAGAATCTTTTGCTTTTAATTACGCGGAAAATTTGGTTAAAGTTCCGGGTTTAGAGGGGAAAGGGAAAATGAGTAAATCTGATGGCGATGGAAATTGTATTTATTTAGCTGACAGTCCGGAAATTATCCGTAAAAAGGTTGCCCGAGCAGTTAGTGATAGTGGTCCGACTGAAGAGAACCAAGCCAAACCTGAAGCCATTCAAAATCTGTTTGATTTAATGAAAATCGTTTCATCAACGAATACGATTGCGCATTTTGATGGCCTCTATAACAAAATGCAAATACGTTACGGCGATTTAAAAAAGCAACTTGCTGAGGATATGATTATATTTAATACGCCAATTCGTGAGCGTATTGAAGAACTCGGTAAAGACGATGTTTACTTAAGGCAGGTAGCGAAACATGGCGCTTTAAAAGCAAGAGAAAGTGCGCAAAAAACCATTAGAGAAGTTAGAAAATTAATTGGCTTTAAAAGTTTTTAA